The genomic stretch TGGCTCGGTGACGCAAAGCAGTTTGTGCGAAGTCTGTCGTCCTACGACAGGCCGCAACAGCTTATGGAACAGTTCGAGAAGAGTTTTGGCGCCCGTCTCACGAAATCTGCTGCTGCATCGGCAGTCCCTGAAGTCTTCAAGTCTGTCACATCGGGAACTCCGACAATTGCTATAGGCACTTCTGCGCCTCGACCTTGGGGTCAATAAGACGATGGCGAACGAGCATCAGGTGCAGATACTCTCACAAATCCAGGAGCTGAATACCAAGTATCCAGGATTTGTGTTTGAAGCGGCCGTGCCCGAAAGTAACGCGCTCGGGGATCTCTCTGGGACTGTTTGCTTCCATGCGACCTACGATGGCACCGGAATTTATGACGAGTATCGGATTAGGGTCCATTTGAACTCATCTTATCCCCAGAAGCCGCCGAGCATCTTTGAGATCGGAGACAGGATTTCGTCGTCCCACCATCGTTACACTGACGGAAGCCTGTGCCTTGCAGCCCCACTCAGGGTGAGAATGGAGTTTGCATCAAATCCCACACTGCTCGGTTTCTTTGAGGCCCTGGTCATTCCATATCTCTATTCCTACAGCTATTTCCAGCGGTACGGTCGTATGCCCTACGGTGAGCTCTCGCATCACGGAAAAGGGATCTTGGAATTCTATTCCGAATTTATGGGCTTTTCAAGTCCGTCTCGCATCCTGAAGATGCTCGCGGCGGTCTATCAGCGGTCCAGATGGAGGCATCTTTCCTGTCCCTGTGGGTCTGGCAGGTACCTCCGTGTGTGCCATCTGCCTGAGTTCAAGTCAATCAGCAGGCATTCAACGAAAGAGGATATTAGATACGAAGCAATCCAGATATTGCTTTCTTGGAAATCAATGGGATTGCATCCTTCAAGCATACCCCGAGTTTTTGCGAATATGGCTAAAGAGGCCAAGCGGACATCAGTGAACGACACGGAACTGCGCGATCAAGATTCGCTTCGGAGTGGCAACTAGTGCGGGTTCAACAAAGGTTGACTCGGACATCTCGGTGTCGGACCGTGGGTTTGACCTTTTGCTGATTGCGCCAGAGCAGGTAGCGGAAGATCCCGGCGACCTGCGCGGCGTGGTTCCGGTAATACACGCCGCTTAGGGCGAACTTCTTGAGTGGGGTAAACTGACATTCAATCCGGTTGAGGAACGACGCGTCAGTGGGGGTCCGCACCAAGCGGATGTTGTGATGTCGCACCCAGGCCAGAATCGGCGGCGTGAAGTGGGCGCTGCGGTTGTCCAGGATGATGTACAGGCGCTGCGCTTCGGGATAGCGCTGCCGCAGCAGCATGAAGAAGTCCAGCACTTCTCCTTGCGTCTGATGTTCGTAGGGCAGGCCCCACAGATGATCCTGACCGACATCCAGAGCGCCGAAGAAGTACATCGTGCCATGGGGCCGTGTGTAGGTCGCAGGCAGACGGCGACTCCGCCTTTGTCGGGCCCAGTCCGAGCCATGATGAGGACGGATCTCCAACGGGCCGAACTCGTCGAAGCAGATCACCTGCTTGCGTCCCGCTTGGGCTTCCCGGTAGTAGTAATCGAGCCGTCTTTTTTTTGAGCATAGTCCCGGTCTTTGGACTCTTTCCAACTCTGGGTGCGCTGCAAGCTGACATGGCCTTCGAGCAGGATCCGCCGCAGCCACTCGAGGCTGATCGTTGCCACGATCTTCTCGGTGATCAGATAGTCTCGCAGCTTGAGCAGGGACCACACCGTGAAAGGCAGTCCCAGCCGGGCCGGCGGCGTGATCACCACCTGATAAATCGCGTGTCGCACGGCGTCGGTGAAAGTGCGGGGCCGACCGATGCCGTAGCGGTTCCCGATGGAGGCTAACCCTTCGGCATTGAAACCGTTCAGAATCTTGCGGACATAGGTCGCATGCACAAACTGACTCTTGCTGATCTGCGGCACCGTCATGCCACTGGCGGCGGCCAGAACACAGGAGGCCCGTTTGACGGCCACCTTGTCCGGCGAACGCCGCACGATCCGCAACAAGGTCTGACCTTCTTTCCGCGTCAGCGTGCGCAATCGTAGACCAGGGTACATCTTTCCTCCTCGTGAGAATAGACTCTACCCCTTCTACGCGCAACCGCTCAACAGCGACTCAACCGCTCAGACCTAAGTGGAACCGGCACTAGACTGCCCCCGAGTCTCATAACACTGAAGGAGTATCAAGTTGGGTGGATTCAAGTTACTCTCACCGGATGAATTCTCAAACGCCGAGCGTGTTCGTCGTGCACGAGAGCTGTTGCAAAGGCGCAAAGGCATGAACGTCGCCCGAGCATCGAAATTGTCTGGCGTGTCTCCAGACATGGTTATCCAATCAATGAAACAGATTCCTCTGGCTCGAACAAAGTAGGTGTGTCGGAAATTCC from bacterium encodes the following:
- a CDS encoding transposase — its product is MICFDEFGPLEIRPHHGSDWARQRRSRRLPATYTRPHGTMYFFGALDVGQDHLWGLPYEHQTQGEVLDFFMLLRQRYPEAQRLYIILDNRSAHFTPPILAWVRHHNIRLVRTPTDASFLNRIECQFTPLKKFALSGVYYRNHAAQVAGIFRYLLWRNQQKVKPTVRHRDVRVNLC
- a CDS encoding helix-turn-helix domain-containing protein, whose amino-acid sequence is MYPGLRLRTLTRKEGQTLLRIVRRSPDKVAVKRASCVLAAASGMTVPQISKSQFVHATYVRKILNGFNAEGLASIGNRYGIGRPRTFTDAVRHAIYQVVITPPARLGLPFTVWSLLKLRDYLITEKIVATISLEWLRRILLEGHVSLQRTQSWKESKDRDYAQKKDGSITTTGKPKRDASR